The Chroicocephalus ridibundus chromosome 2, bChrRid1.1, whole genome shotgun sequence genome includes a region encoding these proteins:
- the NFE2L3 gene encoding nuclear factor erythroid 2-related factor 3 isoform X2, translated as MCAATLLANSPPLFPARSSDRRLLLPPGTQGAPRTQDVDLKACQEALDDCCPVQGDDRRELQEEEEEENINQGNRNHVDPLLSFEGYLQLLSSQVENMLEVSLLEDIQVATSSRGRDPLSSHHDTNATQTLRHCFGRHDATLLRTDYPTQSDSETRLLQRQESFPQSSSNITNPGALLHGSDLTGLFSAADIRSPAAHDDNFDEIKLMSLALEEGFDPIEVSQLFQEPGSDSGLSLNSSHSMASYSVCSEGAVGYSSDVKSVSPHGLEAVGGHCQQHAKYDHVAYPGDSGCSREATLQQFLHNPTYNQMPSQAESTSEHHQQTWMAKPGEVKDNCHNSTDTNLSSNERCAKAMRTPFSVDEIVSMPVESFNSMLANNHLTDTQVSLLRDIRRRGKNKVAAQNCRKRKLNAILNLEEDVCNLQTQKESLKKEHSQHSRSISRMKQKLNNLYRDIFSRLRDDQGRPVNPCQYVIHCSSEGSVFIIPKHLVKSEQKRDNEKEPKQQ; from the exons GATGTTGACCTGAAAGCTTGTCAGGAAGCTTTGGATGACTGCTGTCCAGTCCAAGGAGATGATCGGCGCGAactgcaagaggaggaggaggaagaaaacataaatcaa GGCAACCGCAACCATGTAGATCCCCTTCTCTCCTTCGAGGGCTATTTACAGCTTCTGTCCTCGCAGGTGGAAAACATGCTAGAG GTGAGCTTACTGGAAGATATACAAGTTGCTACTTCTAGTAGAGGCCGAGACCCATTATCCTCACACCACGATACAAATGCGACCCAGACACTTCGCCACTGTTTCGGTCGTCATGATGCCACGCTACTAAGAACAGATTACCCCACTCAATCAGATTCAGAAACAAGACTTTTACAAAGGCAAGAGTCTTTTCCTCAGTCAAGCTCTAATATCACAAATCCAGGAGCGCTACTTCATGGGTCAGATTTGACAGGGctgttttcagctgctgacatTAGAAGCCCAGCAGCCCATGATGATAATTTTGATGAAATTAAGCTCATGTCTTTGGCTTTGGAGGAAGGCTTTGATCCTATAGAAGTTTCTCAGCTCTTTCAAGAACCTGGCTCAGATTCAGGACTGTCTTTGAATTCAAGTCACAGCATGGCCTCTTACTCAGTCTGCAGTGAAGGTGCTGTTGGGTACAGCAGTGATGTTAAATCTGTTTCTCCACATGGCTTAGAAGCTGTTGGTGGCCATTGCCAACAACACGCTAAATATGACCATGTGGCATATCCAGGTGATTCAGGGTGTTCTAGAGAAGCCACACTTCAGCAGTTTCTTCATAACCCCACATATAATCAGATGCCAAGTCAAGCAGAATCCACTTCGGAGCATCATCAACAGACGTGGATGGCGAAACCAGGCGAAGTAAAGGATAATTGCCACAATTCTACTGATACAAACCTTAGTAGCAATGAACGGTGTGCGAAAGCTATGAGAACACCATTTTCGGTTGATGAAATTGTGAGCATGCCTGTCGAGTCCTTCAACAGCATGCTCGCCAATAACCATCTGACAGATACTCAGGTATCACTTCTACGTGACATCAGacgaagaggaaaaaacaaagttGCTGCCCAGAATTGTCGTAAACGCAAACTAAATGCAATTCTTAACTTGGAAGAAGATGTGTGTAATCTTCAAACACAAAAGGAGAGCCTTAAAAAGGAGCACTCGCAGCACAGCCGATCAATCAGCCGGATGAAGCAGAAGTTAAACAACTTGTACCGTGACATTTTCAGTAGATTGAGGGATGACCAGGGTAGACCTGTTAACCCATGCCAGTATGTCATTCATTGCAGTAGTGAGGGCAGTGTTTTCATAATACCCAAACACTTGGTCAAATCAGAACAGAAACGAGATAATGAAAAAGAGCCGAAACAACAATAA
- the NFE2L3 gene encoding nuclear factor erythroid 2-related factor 3 isoform X4, protein MCAATLLANSPPLFPARSSDRRLLLPPGTQGAPRTQDVDLKACQEALDDCCPVQGDDRRELQEEEEEENINQVSLLEDIQVATSSRGRDPLSSHHDTNATQTLRHCFGRHDATLLRTDYPTQSDSETRLLQRQESFPQSSSNITNPGALLHGSDLTGLFSAADIRSPAAHDDNFDEIKLMSLALEEGFDPIEVSQLFQEPGSDSGLSLNSSHSMASYSVCSEGAVGYSSDVKSVSPHGLEAVGGHCQQHAKYDHVAYPGDSGCSREATLQQFLHNPTYNQMPSQAESTSEHHQQTWMAKPGEVKDNCHNSTDTNLSSNERCAKAMRTPFSVDEIVSMPVESFNSMLANNHLTDTQVSLLRDIRRRGKNKVAAQNCRKRKLNAILNLEEDVCNLQTQKESLKKEHSQHSRSISRMKQKLNNLYRDIFSRLRDDQGRPVNPCQYVIHCSSEGSVFIIPKHLVKSEQKRDNEKEPKQQ, encoded by the exons GATGTTGACCTGAAAGCTTGTCAGGAAGCTTTGGATGACTGCTGTCCAGTCCAAGGAGATGATCGGCGCGAactgcaagaggaggaggaggaagaaaacataaatcaa GTGAGCTTACTGGAAGATATACAAGTTGCTACTTCTAGTAGAGGCCGAGACCCATTATCCTCACACCACGATACAAATGCGACCCAGACACTTCGCCACTGTTTCGGTCGTCATGATGCCACGCTACTAAGAACAGATTACCCCACTCAATCAGATTCAGAAACAAGACTTTTACAAAGGCAAGAGTCTTTTCCTCAGTCAAGCTCTAATATCACAAATCCAGGAGCGCTACTTCATGGGTCAGATTTGACAGGGctgttttcagctgctgacatTAGAAGCCCAGCAGCCCATGATGATAATTTTGATGAAATTAAGCTCATGTCTTTGGCTTTGGAGGAAGGCTTTGATCCTATAGAAGTTTCTCAGCTCTTTCAAGAACCTGGCTCAGATTCAGGACTGTCTTTGAATTCAAGTCACAGCATGGCCTCTTACTCAGTCTGCAGTGAAGGTGCTGTTGGGTACAGCAGTGATGTTAAATCTGTTTCTCCACATGGCTTAGAAGCTGTTGGTGGCCATTGCCAACAACACGCTAAATATGACCATGTGGCATATCCAGGTGATTCAGGGTGTTCTAGAGAAGCCACACTTCAGCAGTTTCTTCATAACCCCACATATAATCAGATGCCAAGTCAAGCAGAATCCACTTCGGAGCATCATCAACAGACGTGGATGGCGAAACCAGGCGAAGTAAAGGATAATTGCCACAATTCTACTGATACAAACCTTAGTAGCAATGAACGGTGTGCGAAAGCTATGAGAACACCATTTTCGGTTGATGAAATTGTGAGCATGCCTGTCGAGTCCTTCAACAGCATGCTCGCCAATAACCATCTGACAGATACTCAGGTATCACTTCTACGTGACATCAGacgaagaggaaaaaacaaagttGCTGCCCAGAATTGTCGTAAACGCAAACTAAATGCAATTCTTAACTTGGAAGAAGATGTGTGTAATCTTCAAACACAAAAGGAGAGCCTTAAAAAGGAGCACTCGCAGCACAGCCGATCAATCAGCCGGATGAAGCAGAAGTTAAACAACTTGTACCGTGACATTTTCAGTAGATTGAGGGATGACCAGGGTAGACCTGTTAACCCATGCCAGTATGTCATTCATTGCAGTAGTGAGGGCAGTGTTTTCATAATACCCAAACACTTGGTCAAATCAGAACAGAAACGAGATAATGAAAAAGAGCCGAAACAACAATAA